A region from the Antennarius striatus isolate MH-2024 chromosome 24, ASM4005453v1, whole genome shotgun sequence genome encodes:
- the dock9b gene encoding dedicator of cytokinesis protein 9 isoform X6 translates to MASGPTEARKFTRGLNKPGTAAELRQSVSEAVRTSVLMVKPKIIEPLDYESVVVQRKTQIISDVLRDMLQFPTDDFQISTLRRQGRTLVSTVPETAEKEASSLFVQECLKTYKSDWHVVNYKYEDYSGDFRQLPNKVLRPDKLAAHVFEVDEDVEKDEDSASLGSQKGGVSKHGWLYKGNMNSAISVTMRSFKRRYFHLAQLGDGSYNLNFYKDENTSKEPKGTIFLDSCMGVVQNSKVRRFAFELKMQDKSTFLLAADGEAEMEEWIGTLNKILHSSFEQAMQEKRNGDLHDDDEHGKTDLSSGSFQDSFQTARDIESKMRSEARLKLFTLDPDTQKLDFSGIEPDVRQFEEKFGKRVLVGCHDLSFNLQGCVTENDDGPTTNVEPFYVILSLFDVQNSRKISADFHVDLNHPLVRQMTPGFSGGERPMAGLPDRALQYPRQGVFSVTCPHPDIFLVARIEKVLQGGITHCTEPYMKSSDSSKIAQKVLKNAKTACSRLGQYRMPFAWAARPVFKDASGTLDKGSRFSALYRQDSSKLSDEDMFKLLTDFRKAEKMAKLPVLLGNLDVTIDSVAPDVTNCVTSSYIPVRNFEGNGPGSALLEVEEFVPCIAKCSQPFTIYKNHLYVYPKHLKYDGQKSFAKARNIAVCIEFKDSDEDEAPPLKCIYGRPGGPLFTKRAHAAVLHHQQNPEFYDEIKIELPTQLHEKHHLLFTFYHVSCDSNSKKKDLVEAPVGSAWLPLLRDGRVIMNEQQLPVAANLPGGYLSNQDGVSKGSEVKWVDGGKPLFKVSTHLVSTVYTQDQHLHNFFHHCQSMEASEQASEGELVKYLKSLHAMEGHVMVNFLPTILNQLFCVLTRTTNEDVAVNVTRVMVHVVAQCHEEGLEHYLRSYVKFVLKPEPYSSNQVKTVHEELAKAMTAILKPSTDFLTSNKLLKYSWYFFEALVKSMAHYLSECGKVKLSRNQRFSASYHHAVETLVTMLMPHITQKYKDNLDAARNANHSLAVFIKRCFTFMDRGFVFKQINNYTNCFVPGDPKTLYEFKFEFLRVVCSHEHYVPLNLPMPFGKGRIQRFQDLQLDYSLTDDFCRNHFLVGLLLREVGGALQEFREIRQIAIQVLKGLMIKHTFDERYAAKSQQARLATLYLPLFGLLQENVYRLDIKDSTLLGSHNNAREDSSAPSSMVTPQKPGGCIENALHKDVFGVISGTASPHSSTPNVSSVHHADSRGSLISTDSGNSLLEKSSDKTNSLEKNQNASALGSALLRCDKLDRDEIKNLLMCFLHILKSMSEEALFSYWNKAAPLELMDFFTLIEVCLHQFRYMGKRFIVRAGILHARLQQLGTLENAHTFNNMYAHTEADVSSQCLLEANVSTEVCLTVLDTLSIFIMGFKTQLTSDLGHNPLMKKVFQVHLCFLQIPQSEAALKQVFTSLRTFIYKFPCTFFDGRADMCASLCYEILKCCNSKLSSIRSDAAHLLYFLMKSNFDYTGRRSFVRTHLQVVIAVSQLIADVIGIGGTRFQQSLSIINNCANSDKNIKHTAFPSDVKDLMKRIRTVLMATEQMKEHENDPEMLVDLQYSLAKSYTSTPELRKTWLDSMARIHNKNGDLSEAAMCYVHVAALVAEYLWRKGMFRQGCSAFRVITPNIDEEAAMMEDVGMQDVHFNEEVLMELLEECGDGLWKAERYELIADVYRLIIPIYEQRRDFEKLTHLYDTLHRAYTKVMEVMHSGKRLLGTYFRVAFFGQGFFEDEDGKEYIYKEPKFTPLSEISQRLLKLYSDKFGQENVKIIQDSGKVNPKDLDSKYAYIQVTHVTPYLEDKELEDRKTDFEKSHNIRRFVFETPFTVSGKKQGGVEEQCKRRTVLTTTHCFPYVKKRIAVMYQHQTDLSPIEVAIDEMSAKVAELRLLCSASEVDMIRLQLKLQGSISVQVNAGPLAYARAFLDESSAKKFPDNKVKQLKEVFRQFVDACGQALGVNERLIKEDQQEYHDEMKANYKDLTRELSSIMREQINPVDDGARNALSDSMGIFNAISGTPTGANPHGATTIL, encoded by the exons GTGAAGCCAAAGATCATCGAGCCTCTGGATTATGAGAGCGTGGTCGTGCAGAGGAAGACCCAGATCATCAGCGATGTCCTGCGCGACATGCTGCAGTTCCCCACCGACGACTTCCAG ATCTCCACCCTGAGGCGCCAGGGCCGGACTCTGGTCTCCACCGTGCCAGAGACTGCAGAGAAAGAAGCTTCCTCGCTCTTCGTCCAAGAG TGTCTCAAGACCTACAAGTCCGACTGGCATGTCGTCAATTACAAGTACGAGGACTATTCCGGAGACTTCCGGCAGCTCCCAAA TAAGGTGTTGAGACCTGACAAGCTGGCGGCTCACGTGTTTGAGGTGGACGAAGATGTAGAAAAGGATGAA GACTCGGCGTCCCTCGGCTCCCAGAAGGGAGGGGTGTCCAAACACGGCTGGCTGTACAAAGGCAACATGAACAGCGCCATCAGCGTTACGATGCGA TCCTTCAAGAGGAGGTACTTCCATCTGGCCCAGCTGGGAGACGGATCCTACAACCTCAACTTCTACAAGGACGAGAACACCTCCAAGGAACCCAAAGGAACCATCTTCCTGGACTCGTGCATGGGGGTGGTTCAG AACAGCAAAGTGCGTCGCTTCGCCTTCGAGCTGAAGATGCAGGACAAGAGCACGTTCCTGCTGGCGGCAGACGGCGAGGCGGAGATGGAGGAGTGGATCGGAACCCTCAACAAGATCCTCCACAGCAGCTTCGAACAGGCCATGCAGGAGAAGAGGAACGGAGACCTGCATGACG ATGACGAGCACGGAAAAACAGACCTCTCCTCCGGAAGCTTTCAAGACAGCTTTCAG ACAGCCAGAGACATCGAGTCCAAAATGAGGAGTGAAGCTCGGCTGAAACTGTTCACGTTGGACCCTGACACGCAG AAACTGGATTTCTCCGGTATCGAACCGGATGTGCGACAGTTTGAGGAGAAGTTCGGCAAACGGGTCCTGGTCGGATGTCACGACCTGTCGTTCAACCTGCAGGGCTGCGTGACCGAAAACGACGACGGACCCACGACTAAC GTGGAACCGTTCTACGTCATCCTCTCGCTCTTCGACGTCCAGAACAGTCGCAAGATTTCCGCCGACTTCCACGTGGACCTGAACCACCCGTTGGTTCGACAGATGACGCCGGGCTTCAGCGGCGGCGAACGCCCGATGGCCGGTCTCCCGGATAGGGCGCTCCAGTACCCGAGGCAGGGGGTGTTTTCCGTCACCTGCCCCCATCCCGACATCTTCCTGGTGGCCAGGATTGAGAAGGTGCTGCAGGGGGGGATCACACATTGTACCGAACCCTACATGAAGAGCTCAGACTCCTCCAAG aTCGCTCAGAAAGTGTTAAAGAACGCCAAGACAGCCTGCAGCCGACTGGGGCAGTACCGGATGCCCTTTGCCTGGGCAGCAAG gcCGGTGTTCAAGGACGCCTCAGGAACGCTGGACAAAGGTTCTCGGTTCTCAGCTCTTTACAGACAGGACAGCAGCAAGCTGTCGGATGAAGACATGTTCAAGCTGCTCACCGATTTCAGAAA AGCGGAGAAAATGGCCAAACTGCCCGTGTTGCTCGGGAACTTGGACGTGACCATCGACAGCGTGGCCCCGGATGTAACCA ATTGCGTCACTTCCTCTTACATCCCCGTGAGGAACTTCGAAGGAAACGGACCAGGCAGTGCTctcctggaggtggaggagtttGTTCCCTGCATCGCCAAGTGTTCCCAACCGTTCACCATCTATAAAAACCACCTCTACGTCTACCCCAAACACCTCAAGTACGACGGGCAGAAATCCTTCGCCAAG GCCAGGAATATCGCGGTCTGCATCGAATTCAAGGATTCCGACGAAGACGAAGCGCCGCCGCTGAAG TGTATCTACGGTCGTCCAGGCGGTCCTCTCTTCACCAAACGGGCTCACGCCGCCGTCCTGCACCACCAGCAGAACCCCGAGTTCTACGACGAG ataaaGATAGAACTGCCGACTCAGCTGCACGAGAAGCATCACCTCCTGTTCACCTTTTATCACGTGAGCTGCGACAGCAACAGCAAGAAGAAAGACCTGGTGGAGGCGccag TGGGTTCGGCGTGGCTTCCTCTGCTGAGGGACGGTAGAGTCATCATGAAcgagcagcagcttcctgtggcTGCGAATCTACCAGGAGGATACCTCAGCAACCAGGATGGTGTCAGCAAG GGTTCGGAGGTCAAATGGGTCGACGGAGGGAAACCCCTGTTCAAAGTCTCCACCCATCTGGTCTCCACGGTTTACACTCAG GATCAGCATTTGCACAACTTCTTCCACCACTGCCAAAGCATGGAGGCGTCCGAACAGGCCTCAGAGGGGGAGCTGGTGAAGTACCTGAAG AGTCTCCATGCGATGGAGGGTCATGTGATGGTCAACTTCCTGCCCACCATCCTCAACCAGCTGTTCTGCGTTCTCACCAGAACCACCAATGAGGACGTGGCTGTCAACGTGACCag AGTGATGGTTCATGTTGTTGCTCAGTGCCACGAGGAGGGCCTTGAACATTACTTGAGGTCTTACGTCAAG TTTGTGCTCAAACCGGAGCCGTACTCCTCCAACCAGGTGAAAACGGTTCACGAGGAGCTGGCCAAAGCCATGACGGCCATCCTCAAGCCGTCCACGGACTTCCTGACCAGCAACAAACTGCTGAAG TACTCCTGGTACTTCTTCGAGGCTCTGGTGAAATCAATGGCTCATTATCTCTCCGAGTGCGGAAAAGTCAAA CTCTCCAGGAACCAGCGTTTTTCTGCGTCCTACCACCACGCGGTGGAGACCCTGGTGACGATGCTGATGCCTCACATCACCCAGAAATACAAAGATAACCTGGACGCGGCTCGGAACGCCAACCACAGCCTGGCAGTCTTCATCAAG CGCTGCTTCACCTTCATGGACCGAGGCTTCGTCTTCAAGCAGATCAACAACTACACGAACTGTTTCGTACCAGGAGACCCCAAG ACTTTATACGAGTTCAAATTTGAGTTCCTGCGTGTGGTTTGCAGCCATGAGCACTACGTCCCTCTGAATCTGCCCATGCCGTTCGGAAAAGGCCGGATTCAGAGATTCCAAG ACCTCCAGCTGGACTACTCTCTGACCGACGACTTCTGCCGGAACCACTTCCTGGTGGGGCTGCTCCTGagggaggtgggcggggctctcCAGGAGTTCCGAGAGATCCGTCAGATCGCCATCCAGGTGCTGAAGGGGCTGATGATCAAACACACGTTCGACGAGCGCTACGCCGCTAAA AGCCAACAGGCCAGACTCGCCACCCTCTACCTCCCCTTGTTTGGTCTGCTCCAGGAAAACGTCTACAGACTGGACATTAAAGACTCAACCCTCCTGGGCAGCCACAAT AATGCAAGGGAGGACTCGTCGGCGCCCAGCTCCATGGTGACCCCTCAGAAACCTGGGGGCTGCATAGAAAACGCCCTCCATAAGGACGTGTTCGGGGTCATCTCTGGAACCG cctCCCCTCACAGCTCCACTCCCAACGTCAGCTCGGTTCATCACGCCGACTCCAGAGGGTCTCTGATCTCCACCGATTCTGGGAACAGCCTGCTGGAGAAGAGCAGCGACAAGACCAACTCCCTGGAGAAG AACCAGAACGCCTCGGCTTTGGGCAGCGCTCTGCTCAGATGCGACAAGCTGGACCGGGACGAGATCAAGAATCTCCTCATGTGCTTTTTGCACATCTTGAAGAGCATGTCGGAGG AAGCTCTTTTCTCCTACTGGAACAAAGCAGCTCCTCTGGAACTGATGGACTTCTTCACATTAATAGA agtCTGCCTCCATCAGTTCAGATACATGGGGAAGCGATTCATCGTCAG GGCGGGGATCCTCCACGCCCGCCTGCAGCAGCTGGGGACGCTGGAGAACGCCCACACCTTCAACAACA TGTACGCCCACACGGAAGCAGACGTGAGCAGCCAGTGCCTGCTGGAGGCCAACGTGTCCACGGAGGTCTGCCTGACGGTCCTGGACaccctcagcatcttcatcatgGGCTTCAAG ACGCAGCTGACTTCAGATCTGGGTCACAACCCTCTGATGAAGAAGGTGTTCCAGGTCCACCTGTGCTTCCTGCAGATCCCTCAGTCTGAAGCGGCTCTGAAGCAGGTCTTCACCTCCCTCAGGACCTTCATCTACAAG TTCCCCTGCACGTTCTTCGACGGCCGTGCCGACATGTGCGCCTCTCTCTGCTACGAAATCCTCAAGTGCTGCAACTCCAAGCTGAGCTCCATCCGCAGCGACGCCGCCCACCTGCTCTACTTCCTCATGAAGAGCAACTTCGACTACACCGGGCGCCGCTCCTTCGTGCGGACGCACCTGCAG GTGGTCATCGCCGTCAGTCAGCTGATCGCTGACGTCATCGGCATCGGCGGGACGCGTTTCCAGCAGTCGCTCTCCATCATCAACAACTGTGCCAACAGCGACAAGAACATCAAG CACACGGCGTTCCCGTCGGACGTGAAGGACCTGATGAAGCGCATCCGGACGGTGCTGATGGCCACCGAGCAGATGAAGGAGCACGAGAACGACCCGGAGATGCTGGTGGACCTCCAGTACAGCCTGGCCAAGTCCTACACCAGCACCCCCGAGCTGCGCAAGACCTGGCTGGACAGCATGGCCCGCATCCACAACAAGAACGGGGACCTGTCCGAG GCGGCCATGTGTTACGTTCACGTCGCCGCCCTGGTGGCCGAGTACCTGTGGAGGAAAG GTATGTTCAGACAGGGCTGCTCGGCGTTCCGCGTCATCACCCCCAACATCGACGAGGAGGCGGCCATGATGGAGGACGTGGGGATGCAGGACGTTCACTTCAACGAG gaggtgctgatggagctgctggaggagtgCGGCGATGGCCTCTGGAAGGCGGAGCGTTATGAGCTCATCGCCGACGTCTACCGGCTCATCATTCCCATCTACGAGCAGCGCAGAGACTTTGAG AAACTGACCCACCTGTACGACACCCTCCACCGCGCCTACACCAAAGTCATGGAggtgatgcattctgggaaacgGCTACTGGGGACGTACTTCAGGGTGGCGTTCTTCGGACAG GGCTTCtttgaggatgaggatgggaaGGAGTACATCTACAAGGAGCCCAAGTTCACGCCGCTGTCTGAGATCTCCCAGAGGCTCCTGAAGCTCTACTCCGACAAGTTCGGCCAGGAGAACGTCAAGATCATCCAAGACTCGGGCAAGGTGAACCCGAAGGACCTGGACTCCAAGTACGCCTACATCCAGGTGACCCACGTCACGCCCTACCTGGAGGacaaggagctggaggaccGGAAGACGGACTTCGAGAAGAGCCACAACATCCGGCGTTTCGTGTTCGAGACGCCGTTCACCGTGTCGGGCAAGAAGCAGGGCGGCGTGGAGGAGCAGTGCAAACGGCGCACCGTTCTCACCA CCACCCACTGTTTCCCCTACGTGAAGAAGCGCATCGCGGTCATGTACCAACACCAGACCGACCTGAGCCCCATCGAGGTGGCCATAGACGAGATGAGCGCCAAGGTGGCCGAGCTGCGCCTCCTCTGCTCGGCCTCCGAGGTGGACATGATCCGCCTGCAGCTCAAACTTCAGGGCAGCATCAGCGTCCAG GTGAACGCCGGGCCCCTCGCCTACGCCAGAGCTTTCCTCGACGAAAGCAGTGCCAAGAAATTTCCTGACAATAAGGTCAAACAGCTCAAAGAGGTGTTCAG GCAGTTCGTGGACGCCTGCGGTCAGGCGCTGGGGGTGAACGAGCGGCTGATCAAAGAGGACCAGCAGGAGTACCACGACGAGATGAAGGCCAACTACAAGGACCTGACCAGGGAGCTGTCCAGCATCATGCGTGAACAG ATAAACCCGGTGGATGACGGCGCGCGGAACGCTCTGTCCGACTCTATGGGCATCTTCAACGCCATCAGCGGCACGCCCACCGGCGCCAATCCCCACGGCGCCACCACCATCCTCTGA